CGGGGACCTTCACCCCCTCCCGGGGGTTCTCCAGCATCCAGGAGAGGGCGGCGACCACGGAGATGGCCACCTGGACGGTGGTGGCGTTCTGGCCAGGCACCAGGCGCCGGGACTCCTCGATGGAGAGGTCGCTGCCGGTCCACCAGGCCTTGAAGGCATGCCCCATGAGGAGTGCGCCGAGGATGTCGGAGCCGCTGGTGATCTCGTCGCCCATGATGCGCAGCTCGGACTGCAGCTCGTAATCGTTGCCACGGAGCTCCTGGAGGGAGGCGATGGCGGCGTCGCAGGGGCAGTAGGCGTAGTGGACGGTGGGGCGGTAGACCGCCTGGCCGTTCTCCCAGACGGTGAGCTTGTCGGAGATGGTGAAGGCCTCTCCGTGGCGCACGATCATGCCGTGGATGGTGTAGTCGGGGACCCAGGAGCGGACGAAGGTGTTCATGCCCATCTTGGCCATGCAGATCTGATTCTTCGGGCCCTCGGTGTGCTCGTAGGCCAGGGCGGGCAGGGTCTTCTCGTGGGTGCCCCAGCCCATTTCGGCGGTGGTGGTGCCCTCTTCGCGGAAGCCCTCGATGCTCCAGGTGTTCACGAACTCGCCCACGGCCTTGGGCTTGTCGCCGATCTGGGTGTCCCGTTCGCTGCAGTGGATGACCTTCACCCCCAGCTTCTGGGCCAGCTTGTTGAAGGTGCGGCTCTCGGCCAGGGCCTTGATCTCGCTGGCCTCCTCGCCCTGCACCAAGCCCTCGGCCAGCAGCTTGGCGGCGATGTCCAGCAGGCCCCGCTTGGTCCAGTGGGAGATGAGGCCGGGGTTGGCCCCGTGCTCCACCACGGCGGTGGCGCCGGGCTCGGACCAACCCGCCACCATGCGGCGGATGGCCATGTGGCGGTGGTAGAGGGTCTTGGTCGTGGGGTGGGCGGTCTCGGCCCCCTCGTAGGGGTCCCAGACCTCCACGGAGGTGTTGATGTAGAGCACGCCGCGGTCATGGCACCACTGGAGCAGCTCACAGCAGTCGATGTTCCAGGCCAGATCGATGAGGAGATCTCCCTCGTCCAGGTATTTGCCCAACTGCTCGGACAGGGCCCCGCGGGTGATGCGCTCCTGAACGAAGGTCAATCCCTGGGCGGTCCAGGAGGCGAGATCGGCCTGCTTGGGTTCGAAATCCACGACGGTGATCTGTTCGGGTTTCACCTTCAGCAGGTCCACGACCAGCGGCAGGGTGCACTGACCCACCGAGCCGTAGCCGATCCACAAAACCTTCTTGTCAAAAGCGACCATGTGATCCTCCTCATGGGGTGCTTGTTGTCGTATGAGTGTCCTTTGGCCCCACAGGGGCTTCTGAACCGCACCATGCGCCCGGGGGGGCCGGGTGCGTGTCTCGCAGTGATCTGTTCGTCCCGCAGGGGCCGCTAGGCCCCGAACCGTCCGCCGGCCATCCGACGGAAGTACGCGTGGGCCAGATTCCTATAGAATGCCACACCTTGCTGGCATTCTTCGAGGGTCAGCCACTCATCGGGCCTGTGACTCCGGTGGGTGTCGCCCGGTCCGGTCTTCACCGCCGGGATATTGCGGAGGAAGGCCCAGTCTGAGGCGGTGTGGGAGCCGATGCCTTCGCTGTGCCCAGAGGCCTCGAGGGCGGCCTGCACGATGGGCTGGTCGGGGCGGGTGGCCTGGGGCAAGTAGTTGTCGTAGTGGATGCCCACCTCGCTCTCCAGCTCACCGGAGATGCGAGCCACCACATCCGCCACCTGCAGGTTGGGGGTGGTGCGCAGGGCGACATAGAAGTCACAGCGGTCCGGCACCTGGTTGTGGGCACGCCCCCCGGAGACCTGGGTGACCACGGGGCGGGTCTCGCCCAGCACCTCATGGGGATCGAAGCTCATGGCCTCCAGGCGACCCATGTCCCGGGCGGCCATGGTGATGGCATTGATGCCCTCGTGGGCGTGCCCCACATGGGCCGAGGCGCCCTTGGCGCGGCAGCGGAGGACCAGCTCGCCCCTCTGGGCGATGCAGACCTGGAGCCCCGTGGGCTCGCAGACCACGGCGGCGTCGAGGGGAAGCAGGAGAGGCAGGAGCTCCCGGATGCCCCGGCCGTCGGTCTCCTCCTCGGAGGTGAGGGCGAAGACCGCCGTGCCCTGGAAGGAGGGATCCTCAGCCAATCCGTGGGCCGTGAGGAGCATGGTGGCCACGCAGCCCTTGGCGTCATTGGCTCCCAGGGCGTGGAGTTTGCTCCCCTCCCAGCGGGGGGTCCAGGGGTTGGTGGTCCAACCGTCACAGGGGGGGACGGTGTCCAGGTGGCTGACATAGAGCAGGCGGGGGAAGCCCTGACCCACCTCGAACCAGAGGCTGTGCCCGTGGCGCTGGACCTTGAAACCCTCTACGGACAGGAGTTTGAAGAGGTAGTCCGCGATGGGGCCTTCTTCGCCGGAGATGCTGGGAATGGAGACCAGGGACTCAAGCAGGGCGGCCGGATTCATCGGAGGGGGGCTTTCATGGTGTACGATACCTCGGGCAGGGGCCGGGACGCCCCGGGCCAACCCTCCATTATCCAGGAAGCTGGGACTTCCGCGTCACAAAGCGTCGACAATGAGTGCTGCCGGGGTGAAGCCCAGGCCCGAGGCCGCTGCGGGGGTGGCCATGTCCCAGAGGATCAGGCGCTTCGCATGGGGGGCCCAGAAGGCGGGGCGGGCCTTTACGGCAGCCAGGGGCAGGTGGAGGTAGAGAGCGGGCGGCAGGTCGGACAGCTCCTCCTCCGTGAGCTCCAGGGCCTCCTCCTCCTCCCAGAGGAAGCCGCACTTGGCCTCGGGGCAGGCGGCCCAGAGCTGGAGGACCTCGCTGGGCTCGAAGCTGGAGAAGATCACCCGGTCCAGGGCCTCCGCGGCTTCCACCGTGGCCAGAGCCTGCTTCCATCCGGGTTCGCCCTTCAACTCCACGTTGACCCACTTGGCCGGGAGGTCGAGGACGTCCGTGAGGCGGGGCAGGGCCTCGCCATTCTTGAGGAGGGGGAGCTCCGTGGACTTGAGCTTGCGCAACAGGCCACTGCCCTGAGTGGTGCGCTCCAGGCCGTCGTCGTGGAGCACCATGGAAACCCCGTCCTGGGTGGGCTGGACATCCAGTTCGAAGCCGTCCATGCCGGCCTGGAGGGCGGCCTTGAAGGCCTCCATGGAATTCTCGAGGTGCTGGGCGGAGAGGCCGCGGTGGCCCAGGATGATCGGCATGGAAGTCTCCAGTGCGCCCAGGGGCGCCTGGGGATTCTCCCCCAGGCGGGCTTCTTCGTCCAGGCGGCGCGTCCTACTTGCCTCGGTTGCTGGTCCGGGTCTGGCTGAGGGTGCTGCGCACAGGCTTGGTGCTGGGCTTCACTTTGGGCATGGGGGCCTTGCTGGCAAGGCTCGCACCGGGTTGGGTGGGGGTGGCCTCGGCGGCCTTGTGCTCGCTCAGGGACTTCAAGAGGTTGGGGATGAGGGGGGCTTTGGGGTTGGCCATGTCTCCATCGTACGCTCTGGGGCCCCGTACGCTCAGGCTTTTCTCACCAGGCGGATGCCATCCTCGCCGATCAGAATCTGGCGGTTCTTGTAGAGGGCACCCAGGGCCAGCTTGAAGGCCTTCTTGCTGATCCCGAAGAGTTCCTGGATGGCCTGGGGCTCGCTCTTGTCGTTGACCGGCAGGAAGCCCCCCCTGCGCTCCAGGAGCTTGAGGATCTCCTCCCCCAGGGGGACGGTCTTGGCGTAGCCAGGGGCGGTGAGGGTGATGTCCAGGCGGTGGTCGGGACGCAAGGCCTTGATGTAGCCATCCCGGCGGTCGCCCCGGCGCAGGCTGCCGAAGATGTCACTCTGGTGGACCAGGCCCCAGTGGCGATGGTTCACCACCACCTTCATGCCCAGGTCCGTGGGGTCTGCGGCGATGACCGTGACCTTCTCCCCGGGCCAGAAGCCGTCCGCCGTGTCCGTGAGGAAGTCGTTGAGCCGGGCGGAGGCCGCCTCCCGGCCCTCCTCGTCCTGGATGAGCATGACCAGGATCTTCTTCCCTTCCACCATGAAGTGCTTCTGGTCCTTGCGAACCTCCCGCCAGGGCAGGAGCAGATCCTTGGGCAGGCCCCAGTCCAGGAAGATTCCCGCATCCTTGATGGCTGCGATCTTCAGGAAGGCCACCTCGCCCACCTGGGCCAGGGGGCGTCTGGTGGTGGCCACCAAACGGTCCGTCAAGTCGTGGTGGACGAAGACTTCCAGGAGCTGGCCAAGCTCACAGCCTGCGGGGGCTTCGCTTCGGGGCAGGGGGATCTCCCCATGCTCGCCGCCGTCCAGGATCACCTCACGGGCCTGGAGGCTCAGGATGGGGAGACGGTTGAGGATACCGGGGGTGGCCATGGGCACTCCAGCGAGGGGCGGGTGGGGGTGCTCAGATCACCTTGCCGCGGTTGAAGATGCCCAGGGGGTCCAGGGCCTGCTTGATGCCGCAGAGGGCTTGTACCTGGTAGGGGTCGCTGAGGCTCAGGAAGGCCTTCCGCTTGGCGAGTCCGATGCCGTGCTCGCCCGTCAGACCGCCACCCAACTCGAGGCAGGTTCGGAAAAGGCTCATGACCTGCCGCTCCAGCTCGTCGGGTGCCGTCTCGCCGGCGGCCAGGAGGTTGACATGGAGGTTGCCGTCCCCCAGGTGCCCATAGGAGACCATGGGCAGGCCCAGGGATCCGGTAGCCTTGAAGAAGTCCCGGATGCGACTGCGGGGGACCACGATGTCCTCGCTCACCTTCTTGGGGTACCTCTCCTTGAGGTGGCTGGAGGTGAGGCGGCGCACGGACCAGAGGGCCTCGCGCTGTCGTTCGTCCGTGGCGGTCTGGAGATCTTCGGCGACGGGTCCGAGCACCCCCAGGAGGCGCTCCAGGAAGTCCTCGCTCATGCAGTCCGGGTCGTCGAACTCCAGGAGCGCCAGGGCCTCGCCGGGCATGCGGCGGGCCGCCTCGGGGCCGTGTCGGCGCAGGTCCTCCAGGACCGCGGGATCCCAGAATTCGAAGGCATTGGGCAGGAAGCCGGCTTCGTTCAGGGCGGTGGGCAGGTCCAGGAGCTGCTGCCAGTCCTTCACGGGCAGCAGGAGGGTCAGGTGCATGCGGGGGGCGGGGATGAGCCGCACGGTGGCAGAGGTGATCAGGCCGAATATCCCCTCGCTGCCCACCAGGAGCTGGGCCAGGCTGGGGCCGGAGTTGCTCTTGACGGTGGGGATGCTGAAGCGGTGCAGCTCCCCGTCCTCCATCAGGGCCTCGAGGGCCAGGACCCAGTGGCGGGTCATGCCGTACTTGCAGGCACAGATGCCCCCGGCGTTGGTTGCGAGGGTCCCCCCGAAGGAACACTGGTCCCAGGAGTTGGGGTCCGGGGCGTAGAAGAGGCCAGCCTGGAGGGCGGTGCCCTTCAGGTCCCGGAGCATGGCACTGGCGGGGGCGTGGAGGGCCAGGTCTCCCCGGGAGAGCTCGATGGAGCCCGGCCACTGGGTGAGGTCCACCACGATGGCATCGGGGGTGGGGGTGCAGCCCCCAGCCTTGCCGGTGCCGGTGCCCCGGGGGACCAGGGTGAGGCCCTCTCCCTTGGCGATGCGCACCAGCTCCCGGAGGGCCCCGGGTCCCCGGGGCCGGACCACGGCCCGGGGCAGGGCTCCGACCACATGGGATTCGTCCCGGCGGAAAGGCTCCATGTCCCCGGGATCGAGGATGACGGTGGCGTCGTTCAGGCGGCGGAGGGCCTCCATGGCTAGTTGACCAGGGTGCCCACCACCTCGCCCCGGACCGAGGCCAGGAGGTTGCCGGGTTCCAGCATGTTGAAGACCAGGATGGGGAGGCGGTTCTCGCGGCAGAGGGCGATGGCGGCGGCGTCCATCACCTTCAGATCCTTCTCCAGGACCTCCTGGAAGGTGACGGTGTCGTATTTCACGGCATTGGGGTTCTTCCGGGGGTCGGAGCAGTAGATGCCGTCCACATTGGTGGCCTTCATGACCACCTCGGCATTGATTTCGTTGGCGCGCAGGGCGGCGGCGGTATCGGTGGAGAAGTAGGGGTTCCCGGTTCCTGCGCCGAAAATGACGATGCGCCCTTTCTCCAGGTGGCGGACGGCGCGGCGCCGGATGTAGCTCTCGGCCACCTTGGGCATTTCGATGCCGCTGAGCACCCGGGCGAAGAGGCCCTTCTGCTCCAACGCGTCCTGGAGGGCCAGGGCGTTGATCATGGTGGCCAGCATGCCCATGTGGTCTCCGGTCACCCGGTCCATGCCCTTGGTGGCGCCGGCGACACCTCGGAAGATGTTGCCGCCGCCGATCACCAGGGCGACCTCGACCCCCAGGCCGTGGATCTCCTTGACCTGATCGGCGATGAGGTTGACGACCTGGGGATCGATCCCATGCCCCTGGCTGCCCATGAGGGCCTCTCCGGAGAGCTTGAGCAGGATGCGACGGTATTTCATAAGACCTCCAGGTCGTTCCGGTGGGCTCGTCCCACCATTCTTGCGCAAAAAAACGCCCCGATCGCTCGGGGCGCAGGAAATGTCTTCACATGGTCTCAGGACTCGCTGACTGCCCCTTGGGGCAGGAGGCGTTCCATGGATTCATGGATGCGGTCATTGACCCGGTGTTCGCAGGCCATGAGGGCAGCCCGGATGCCGTTTCCGACGGTGCGACCGTCGCTGCGGCCATGACCGATGATGGAGACGCCCTTGACCCCCAGGAGGGGGGCGCCGCCGTACTCGGCATAGTCCAGTTTTTTCATGAAGCGCTTCATGGCGGGCTTGATGAGGGCCCCCCCGATCTGGGTGATCAGGCTCTCCATGATGCTGTCCCGGATGCCGTGGAGGATGCCCTCGGCAAGGGCCTCGCTGGATTTCAGGATGGAGTTGCCGACGAAACCGTCGCAGGCGATCACATCGAAGCGGCCATTCCAGATGTCGCGCCCTTCGGCGTTGCCCTGGAAGTTGAGATCCAGGCTCTTGAGCATCTGGGCGGCGCCGCGGGTGGTCTCAGTGCCCTTGCCATCCTCCTCGCCAACGCTCAGCACGCCGACGCTGGGAGACTTGATGCCCAGGACCTCTTCCGCATAGATGGCGCCCATGATGGCGAACTGGGCGATGTGCTCGGCCTTGCTGTCCACATTGGCGCCCACATCCAGGAGGACGGTGGGTCGCCCCTGGGTGTTGGGCAGCACGGTGGCCAGACAGGGACGATCCACGCCCGGGAGCGTGCCCACCACCATCTTGGAGGCCACCATGGCGGCGCCGGTGTGGCCCATGGTGACGACGCCGTCCGCCTGGCCCTCCCGGACCAGCTGAGCGGCGACGCGGATGGAGCTGGCCTTCTTCTCCTTGAGGATGCAGGTGGCCTTGTCGGCCATGGTGACCACATCCGGGGCATGGACCAGCTCGCAGCGCTCCAGCAGGGATCCCTTGATCCCGTATTCGGGGAGCAGGGGCCGCAGCACGGCCTCGTCTCCCACGAGCAGGAGACGGAGGTCGGCGAACTGGTCAAGGGCGATGCGGGCCCCTTCAAGGGTGGCTTTGGGGGCGTGGTCCCCGCCCATCACGTCCAGCGCGATGCGGTACATGGATGGCGCTAGCACCCCCGGGCCCTCAGACGGTCTGCTGGGTACGGACGGCCTGCTTGCCGCGATAGAAGCCGCAGGAGGGGCACACCCGGTGGGGCATCTTGGCGGTGCCGCAGTTGGGGCAGGTGCTGGAGCTCATGACATCGAGGGAGTCATGGGTGCGACGACGGTCGCGACGGGCCCGGGAATGACGGCGCTTGGGATTCGGCATGGCGAACTCCTGTTCGGATAGGACAGTTTTCAGGACTCCAGGTCGAGTTTCAACCTGGAGAGTGCTCGGGCGAGGGCGCTGGGTTCCCGGAGCAGGTCGGGACGGCAGCTGCAGCGGCCCTTGTTCCAGTTCTTGCCGCACTTGGGGCAGAGCCCCTGGCAATCTTCGCGGCAGACGGGATTCATCGGGACCTGGAGCTGGAACTGGTCGCGGACCAGGTCCTCCTCTTCCAGCTCGGTCTCGGGAAGGTAGACCACATCCAGGTCCTGGCTGCCCAGTACATGGGAGCCCCTGGCCACCAGCTCGGCATCCTTGCTGCCGAGGAACTGGCTCTTGAACTGGAGGGAGAGGTCGAAGGGCTCCAGGCAGCGGGAGCAGGTGCATTCCAGCACCCCCTCCCCCTGGATGTCGAGGAAGAGGTCGCCGTCGGAGGGCAGCAGGAAAAGCTGCCAGGCCGCATCCCGGAGGGCGACGCCCTCCTCCAGCGCCAACTGCTGGGCGCGGCCTTCCAGTCGGAGGCCTTCTGCACTCAGCTTCGAAAGTTCAATCACTTCGTCCCTCCGGCGGCTGACTCCGCGGTGGCGGCGGAGGGGCCGCTGATCTTGCCCGGTTCACGGGTGAAGGGGGGGCGGTCGTCCTGATCGGTGGGGTCACCCTGGCACTTCAGCTCATAGGTGGCCTTGCTGGACTTGCCCTCGAAGGGCTGGTCCCACATGTCCTTGCCGGGGGTGTTCACCGGGAGCATGTTCTCTTTGACCAAGGGGCTGTTGGCATCCACCATGGCCTCGAAGCTGCCCAGTTCAGGGTACTTGCCATGCTTGAGATAAAACTGGTCCAGCCCCTCGGAGACTGTCTTGATGGTGTCCTGGGCCTTGGTGTAGCGGGCCTTGGCGGAGTATTTGCCGTAGGCCTTGAACCCCAATGTCGCGATCACCCCGATGATCATCAGGGCGATCATGAGCTCCATGAGCGTAAAGCCCCTCTGGCGGGGGCGACGCGACGGAGAAGAGTGGGGGGTCGGGGACATGCAGCGAGCTCCCGGGCCATGGGACCCAAGCATCCCAGTGTGCCACAGTTCCCAAATTTGACAAGGAATCATGCGTCTCCCTCCCCCTCTGCCGGTGTCTTCGGCGGGAAATCCCCAGGACAGGGGCAGTCTCTCGGCAGTGTCTCGAGACCACCCAGCTCCTGGAGCCAATAGCGGTAAGCCCGGAAGCTCATGCCCAGATAGCGGGCGGCTCTGGTCCGGTTCCCCCCGCACTTCTCGGCCCCCCTCCGAAGGAGGTGCCCCTTGTAGGCGTTCAGGTAGGCCTCCAGGTCGAAGCCCTCTTCGGGGAGCTCCCAGGGGGTCCCCCGGTGGCCCGCCCGGTTCCCATGGACATCGGCCAGAAGGTCATCCGGAAAGAGCTCAAGGCCGATGGGGCCGCCGGAGTTGAGGGCCACGCAGCGCTCCATGAGGTTCTCCAGCTCCCGGACGTTGCCCCGGAAGGTGTAGCGGCGGAGCGTGGCGAGGGCCTCATCGGTGAGGGTCATGGGGGACTTGTTGAGCTTGCGGCAGTAGCGGGCCAGGAAGTGGTCTACCAGGACGGGGATGTCCTCCTGGCGCTCCCGGAGGGGAGGCAGGTCGATGTGGAGGATGTTGAGGCGGAAGTAGAGGTCCTGGCGGAATCCGCCCTGCTCGGCCCTGTTGCGGAGATCCTGGTTGGTGGCTCCGATGATGCGGATGTCGATGGCCCGCTCCTCATTGGCGCCGATCCTGCGGATCTTGCGCTCCTGGAGTGCGCGGAGCAGCTTCACCTGAAGGGGCAGGGGCATTTCGCCGATCTCGTCCAGGAAGAGAATCCCCCCCTGGGCCTCCTCGAAGAGCCCCCGTTTCGCGGCGCTGGCGCCGGTGAAGGCCCCCCGCTCATAGCCGAAGAGCTCGGACTCCAGGAGGTTCTCCGGCAGGGCGCCGCAGTTGATGGGGACGAAGGGGGCGCGGCTCCGCTCCGAGTAGCGGTGGATGAGGCGGGCCACAATCTCCTTGCCGGTGCCGCTCTCGCCAGTGATGAGGACAGTTGTGTCGGCGAGGGCGACCTTTCCCACCAGGGCCTGGATGCGCCGCATGGTGTTGCCGATGCCCACCAAGTCGCCGATGTCGGCCACCTCCGCCGGTGCCGGGGCGGGGGTCGAGGCATAGAGACCCTTGAGGACTTTGGTCAGCTCCTGAAGGTCATCCCGGGTCTTGGTGAGGAAGTCTACGGCGCCCAGGTTGAGGGCCTGGACCGTGGTCTCGGTGGTGGCAAAGGCGGTCATGATGATGAAGGGCGTCTCCAGGCCCTGCTCTTTGGCCCAGGCCAGCAGCTCGATGCCCGAGCCGTCCTTCAGGCGCAGATCCGATACTACGGCGTCGTAGGCTCCGGTCTGGAGACGGCTGCGCGCCTCCTGGATGCCGGGGACCGTCTCCGCCTGGAAACCCTCAGGTTCCAGGCCGAGCTGGAGCACTTCGCGGAAGCTCTCTTCATCCTCGACGATGAGGATGCGCTTGCGGGTTGGGCTGGAGGCAGATGGGGTCATGACGTATAGCGTCAGTATGACGGTTCCGGATCAGGGTGGGATAGACTTTAGGCCGACGAGGTCTTTATGCGCTCCCTGGTCTTTCTGGTTCCGGCTCTTGTGGTCCTTCATGGGCAGGATGCTCTGGTCTTCGACCATGTGGACTACAACTTCGGTCGCATCACCACGGACCGCAAAGTGACCCACCACTTCAAGGCCACCAACAAGAGCAGGTTCCCGCTCCAGATCAAGCAGGTGCTGCCCTCCTGCGGCTGTACCTCCACCGTGGCGGGGCAATGGTTCCTCAAGCCCGGCGAGAGCACGGATCTGGAGGTGGCCTTCGACCCCAGGGGCTTCCGCGGGGTGGTCCACAAGTCGGTCCAGGTCAAGGCGGAGCTCAGCTCCAACCCGCCCGTGCCGGTCTCCCAGCTGTTGACCTTCCAGGCGGACATCGTCCGGGATGTGATGCCGAGCACAAATACCCTCTTCTTCCAGGCGGTCCCCCGCAACACCCCCCGGAAGGCCACGCTGACCCTGGCCTCTGGGAACGGACAGCCTGTCAAGGTGACCCGTCTTGAGATCCCCGGAGCGCCTTATCTCTCGGCGAGCACTCACGCCAATGGGAATGACGCCGTGGTGGAGGTGGTCTTCAACGGCACCCAGGTGCCGGCCGGCAGGAATGCCGGGGTGGAGACCATGACGGCCCAGCTCACCAGCCCCGGCACCCCCTACGTGCGCACCCGGATCCAGTGGGATCTGAAGTCCCGTATCTCGACCTCCCCCGAGCGGGTGGCCTGGGTGGACGCCGCGGGCAAGGAACTCTCGACCAAGCTGGTGCTGACGGACCTGGAGGGGCATGCTTTCCGTGTGACCAACGCCTCCAGCACCTCCTCCCGGATCCGGGTTGAAGGCGTGGGGGCCGCCGCTGCCCCCAAACAGGAACTCCGGGTGGTGCTGGCCCCTTCAGGGAAGGCCGGGGTGGTGAACGAGTGGATCACGCTCTTCACCGATGAACCCGAGCAGCCGGAGATGAAGATCCGCGTCAGCGCCGTCCTCCGTTGAGGCCGCCCACAGGCGATCCTCTTCATGGCAGGGCGGTCCTCGGGACCCTCCTGATCTCCCTGGTGTGGGGGGCGAGCTTCGCGGCCATGAAATTCCTCCTCCAGTCCGGGCTCAGTGTGGGCACCATGCTCTGCCTGCGTTTCGGGTTGGCGGCTCTGATCCTCGGTGGCGTGGTCGCGCTCGGCTCCCGGGGCATCACCCGCGGCGAACTCCGGGACGGGTTGGTCCTGGGTCTCCTCCTCACGCTGATCATCTGGCTCCAGGCCGATGGCCTCCGCTTCACCACCGTCAGCAAGTCGGGTTTCATCACGGGGCTCTATGTCATCTTCACCCCGCTCATCAGCCTGATGGCGGGGCAGCGACTGCGGGGTTCCCATGCCCTGGGGGCTCTGCTGGCCGTGGTGGGGCTGTTCCTGCTGGTGCGGGATCCGGGGCAGCCCATGGGGGGCTGGAACCGAGGGGACTTCGAGACCCTGCTCTGCGCGGCGGCCTGCGGGGGCCAGATCGTAGTCACCGGCAAGGCGTCCCGTCGTGGTCGGCCCATGGTGCTGGCCTTTCTGCAGGTGGCGGTGGCAGCCCTCCTGGCGCTCCTGATGACTGCCCTGCTGCCTGCCCGTCAGGGCTTCACCGGGGTACCCCTGGTGAAGCCGGGCGTCTGGATGGCCCTGGCTTATATGGCCCTGCTGGCGACTGTCCTCGCCTTTTCCCTGATGGTGATCCTGCAGGCGCACCTGGGGGCCACCGAGGCTGCCATCATCTACTCCGCTGAGCCCGTCTTTGCGGCCCTCCTGGCCATGACGGGCTGGGTGCCGGGCGTAAGGGATGTCCTCCGTCCGGCCCAGTGGGCCGGCGGGGCCATCATCCTGGGGGCCATGCTCCTCGCGGAGCTGGGGCCCCGGCTGCTGAACCGCCGGAAGGTGGTGGATGCGGAGCTGCTGGGCTAGAGCAGGCTGAGCATCTCCGCCACCTCGAGACGCAGCTCCTGCATGCCGGTGCCCTTGTCACTGGAGACCCAGGCGATGTCCCCGGCCTGGAGGCCCAGGGCTGCGGCGATGTCGCGGCGCTGGGCGAGCTGACGGGAGGGCTTCACCTTGTCGCACTTGGTGGCGACGATCCGGCAGGGGAGCTCCACATGGCGGAGCCAGTCGATCATCTGCAGGTCCAGCTTGGTGGGGCCCACCTCGGCGTCCACCAGGACGTAGACCATGCGCAGGGTGGAGCGCCCGGTGAGGTACCCCTCGATCATGGCCTGCCACTTGGCCTTTTCGGCGGCGGGGCCTGTGGCGAAGCCATATCCCGGCAGATCCACGATCCAGCGGTCGGGTCCGGTCAGGAAGACGTTGATCAGGCGGGTGCGCCCGGGGGTCTTGGAGACCCGGGCCAGCTGGGTGTGCTGGGCCAGGCCATTCAGCAGGCTGCTCTTGCCGACATTGGACCGTCCGACAAAGGCCACTTCGGCATGGCAGCTCCCGAGCTGCTTGGCGTCGGCGGCAGAGGTCACGAAGCGGGTGTCCCGGAGGGGCTGGGCCATGGTTGACTCCTCAGTCCGTCTCATACACCCGGGCGACCCGGGCGGCGATCTGGCAGGTGACTTCATAGGTGATGGTCCCGAGCTTGCGGGCCCACTCGGCGGCGGTGATCTCCTCCTGGCCGCTGCGGCCGATGAGGACGACCTCGTCCCCGAAGGCCACGGAGGTCTCGGGCCCCAGGTCCACCATGATCTGGTCCATGCAGACCCGCCCCACCACCGGATAGAAACGGCCGCC
The sequence above is drawn from the uncultured Holophaga sp. genome and encodes:
- a CDS encoding saccharopine dehydrogenase C-terminal domain-containing protein, encoding MVAFDKKVLWIGYGSVGQCTLPLVVDLLKVKPEQITVVDFEPKQADLASWTAQGLTFVQERITRGALSEQLGKYLDEGDLLIDLAWNIDCCELLQWCHDRGVLYINTSVEVWDPYEGAETAHPTTKTLYHRHMAIRRMVAGWSEPGATAVVEHGANPGLISHWTKRGLLDIAAKLLAEGLVQGEEASEIKALAESRTFNKLAQKLGVKVIHCSERDTQIGDKPKAVGEFVNTWSIEGFREEGTTTAEMGWGTHEKTLPALAYEHTEGPKNQICMAKMGMNTFVRSWVPDYTIHGMIVRHGEAFTISDKLTVWENGQAVYRPTVHYAYCPCDAAIASLQELRGNDYELQSELRIMGDEITSGSDILGALLMGHAFKAWWTGSDLSIEESRRLVPGQNATTVQVAISVVAALSWMLENPREGVKVPDELPHDYILKIADPYLGNCISTAADWTPLKHQNNLFQGWSKTDLDPEDPWQFKNFLVTSDGN
- a CDS encoding FAD-binding oxidoreductase gives rise to the protein MEALRRLNDATVILDPGDMEPFRRDESHVVGALPRAVVRPRGPGALRELVRIAKGEGLTLVPRGTGTGKAGGCTPTPDAIVVDLTQWPGSIELSRGDLALHAPASAMLRDLKGTALQAGLFYAPDPNSWDQCSFGGTLATNAGGICACKYGMTRHWVLALEALMEDGELHRFSIPTVKSNSGPSLAQLLVGSEGIFGLITSATVRLIPAPRMHLTLLLPVKDWQQLLDLPTALNEAGFLPNAFEFWDPAVLEDLRRHGPEAARRMPGEALALLEFDDPDCMSEDFLERLLGVLGPVAEDLQTATDERQREALWSVRRLTSSHLKERYPKKVSEDIVVPRSRIRDFFKATGSLGLPMVSYGHLGDGNLHVNLLAAGETAPDELERQVMSLFRTCLELGGGLTGEHGIGLAKRKAFLSLSDPYQVQALCGIKQALDPLGIFNRGKVI
- a CDS encoding glycerophosphodiester phosphodiesterase family protein is translated as MPIILGHRGLSAQHLENSMEAFKAALQAGMDGFELDVQPTQDGVSMVLHDDGLERTTQGSGLLRKLKSTELPLLKNGEALPRLTDVLDLPAKWVNVELKGEPGWKQALATVEAAEALDRVIFSSFEPSEVLQLWAACPEAKCGFLWEEEEALELTEEELSDLPPALYLHLPLAAVKARPAFWAPHAKRLILWDMATPAAASGLGFTPAALIVDAL
- a CDS encoding M20/M25/M40 family metallo-hydrolase, yielding MNPAALLESLVSIPSISGEEGPIADYLFKLLSVEGFKVQRHGHSLWFEVGQGFPRLLYVSHLDTVPPCDGWTTNPWTPRWEGSKLHALGANDAKGCVATMLLTAHGLAEDPSFQGTAVFALTSEEETDGRGIRELLPLLLPLDAAVVCEPTGLQVCIAQRGELVLRCRAKGASAHVGHAHEGINAITMAARDMGRLEAMSFDPHEVLGETRPVVTQVSGGRAHNQVPDRCDFYVALRTTPNLQVADVVARISGELESEVGIHYDNYLPQATRPDQPIVQAALEASGHSEGIGSHTASDWAFLRNIPAVKTGPGDTHRSHRPDEWLTLEECQQGVAFYRNLAHAYFRRMAGGRFGA
- the pyrH gene encoding UMP kinase, encoding MKYRRILLKLSGEALMGSQGHGIDPQVVNLIADQVKEIHGLGVEVALVIGGGNIFRGVAGATKGMDRVTGDHMGMLATMINALALQDALEQKGLFARVLSGIEMPKVAESYIRRRAVRHLEKGRIVIFGAGTGNPYFSTDTAAALRANEINAEVVMKATNVDGIYCSDPRKNPNAVKYDTVTFQEVLEKDLKVMDAAAIALCRENRLPILVFNMLEPGNLLASVRGEVVGTLVN
- the plsX gene encoding phosphate acyltransferase PlsX, which encodes MYRIALDVMGGDHAPKATLEGARIALDQFADLRLLLVGDEAVLRPLLPEYGIKGSLLERCELVHAPDVVTMADKATCILKEKKASSIRVAAQLVREGQADGVVTMGHTGAAMVASKMVVGTLPGVDRPCLATVLPNTQGRPTVLLDVGANVDSKAEHIAQFAIMGAIYAEEVLGIKSPSVGVLSVGEEDGKGTETTRGAAQMLKSLDLNFQGNAEGRDIWNGRFDVIACDGFVGNSILKSSEALAEGILHGIRDSIMESLITQIGGALIKPAMKRFMKKLDYAEYGGAPLLGVKGVSIIGHGRSDGRTVGNGIRAALMACEHRVNDRIHESMERLLPQGAVSES
- a CDS encoding S1-like domain-containing RNA-binding protein, with protein sequence MATPGILNRLPILSLQAREVILDGGEHGEIPLPRSEAPAGCELGQLLEVFVHHDLTDRLVATTRRPLAQVGEVAFLKIAAIKDAGIFLDWGLPKDLLLPWREVRKDQKHFMVEGKKILVMLIQDEEGREAASARLNDFLTDTADGFWPGEKVTVIAADPTDLGMKVVVNHRHWGLVHQSDIFGSLRRGDRRDGYIKALRPDHRLDITLTAPGYAKTVPLGEEILKLLERRGGFLPVNDKSEPQAIQELFGISKKAFKLALGALYKNRQILIGEDGIRLVRKA
- the rpmF gene encoding 50S ribosomal protein L32, with product MPNPKRRHSRARRDRRRTHDSLDVMSSSTCPNCGTAKMPHRVCPSCGFYRGKQAVRTQQTV